One genomic window of Conger conger chromosome 9, fConCon1.1, whole genome shotgun sequence includes the following:
- the tmem70 gene encoding transmembrane protein 70, mitochondrial isoform X1, whose amino-acid sequence MFCLYITRGVQSTLKSRPILTQSRHIGKVICPVSKIHRTNASPVSGTKSSYACVLLKYQGSLLQVTRRPFFNNVSINKQVQSSPVHKALRCFCSSSSSNSEEGTLIYSGSLAKAVLGVKLFSYSTSIFSMCVMPQVLLKTGFGVQSLALQVAVCGTIGLFTFITPVLLHLLSKGYVVRLYHNHEMDTYTAVTYNALLAEKKTVFHQSQVSVPGVSKMFTTFYANRRSMLVNPELFALPHDYNHLMGYDKPFSFDLDKFEEQERSKQD is encoded by the exons atgttttgtttatatataaCCCGTGGCGTACAATCAACTTTAAAATCTCGGCCGATTCTCACTCAGTCCCGCCATATCGGTAAGGTTATATGTCCGGTGTCAAAAATTCATCGGACGAATGCATCGCCTGTTAGTGGGACCAAGTCTTCTTACGCATGTGTATTATTGAAGTATCAGGGAAGTCTGCTACAAGTCACACGAAGACCCTTCTTTAATAACGTTTCAATAAATAAG CAGGTCCAGTCATCTCCAGTACACAAGGCATTGCGTTGCTTCTGTTCATCTTCTTCCAGCAACTCTGAGGAAGGGACACTGATTTACTCGGGCAGCTTGGCTAAAGCTGTTCTTG GTGTGAAATTATTCTCCTACTCCACCAGTATATTCAGCATGTGTGTGATGCCACAAGTGCTCCTCAAAACGGGCTTTGGGGTCCAGAGCCTGGCCCTGCAGGTGGCCGTCTGCGGCACCATCGGCCTCTTCACCTTCATAACCCCAGTGCTCCTCCACCTGCTCAGCAAGGGCTACGTGGTGCGCCTGTACCACAACCACGAAATGGACACCTACACGGCCGTCACCTACAACGCCCTGCTGGCAGAGAAGAAGACTGTGTTCCACCAGAGTCAGGTCTCCGTGCCGGGCGTGAGCAAGATGTTCACCACCTTCTACGCCAACAGGAGGTCCATGCTGGTCAACCCCGAACTCTTCGCTTTGCCCCACGACTACAACCACCTCATGGGCTACGACAAGCCCTTCTCCTTTGACTTAGACAAGTTCGAGGAGCAGGAGAGAAGCAAGCAAGACTGA
- the tmem70 gene encoding transmembrane protein 70, mitochondrial isoform X2 yields the protein MFCLYITRGVQSTLKSRPILTQSRHIGKVICPVSKIHRTNASPVSGTKSSYACVLLKYQGSLLQVTRRPFFNNVSINKVQSSPVHKALRCFCSSSSSNSEEGTLIYSGSLAKAVLGVKLFSYSTSIFSMCVMPQVLLKTGFGVQSLALQVAVCGTIGLFTFITPVLLHLLSKGYVVRLYHNHEMDTYTAVTYNALLAEKKTVFHQSQVSVPGVSKMFTTFYANRRSMLVNPELFALPHDYNHLMGYDKPFSFDLDKFEEQERSKQD from the exons atgttttgtttatatataaCCCGTGGCGTACAATCAACTTTAAAATCTCGGCCGATTCTCACTCAGTCCCGCCATATCGGTAAGGTTATATGTCCGGTGTCAAAAATTCATCGGACGAATGCATCGCCTGTTAGTGGGACCAAGTCTTCTTACGCATGTGTATTATTGAAGTATCAGGGAAGTCTGCTACAAGTCACACGAAGACCCTTCTTTAATAACGTTTCAATAAATAAG GTCCAGTCATCTCCAGTACACAAGGCATTGCGTTGCTTCTGTTCATCTTCTTCCAGCAACTCTGAGGAAGGGACACTGATTTACTCGGGCAGCTTGGCTAAAGCTGTTCTTG GTGTGAAATTATTCTCCTACTCCACCAGTATATTCAGCATGTGTGTGATGCCACAAGTGCTCCTCAAAACGGGCTTTGGGGTCCAGAGCCTGGCCCTGCAGGTGGCCGTCTGCGGCACCATCGGCCTCTTCACCTTCATAACCCCAGTGCTCCTCCACCTGCTCAGCAAGGGCTACGTGGTGCGCCTGTACCACAACCACGAAATGGACACCTACACGGCCGTCACCTACAACGCCCTGCTGGCAGAGAAGAAGACTGTGTTCCACCAGAGTCAGGTCTCCGTGCCGGGCGTGAGCAAGATGTTCACCACCTTCTACGCCAACAGGAGGTCCATGCTGGTCAACCCCGAACTCTTCGCTTTGCCCCACGACTACAACCACCTCATGGGCTACGACAAGCCCTTCTCCTTTGACTTAGACAAGTTCGAGGAGCAGGAGAGAAGCAAGCAAGACTGA
- the elocb gene encoding elongin C paralog b, which produces MDGEEKTYGGCEGPDAMYVKLISSDGHEFIVKREHALTSGTIKAMLSGPGQFAENETNEVNFREIPSHVLSKVCMYFTYKVRYTNSSTEIPEFPIAPEIALELLMAANFLDC; this is translated from the exons ATGG ATGGTGAGGAGAAGACCTACGGTGGCTGTGAAGGGCCAGATGCCATGTATGTCAAACTGATCTCCTCAGATGGCCATGAATTCATTGTGAAGAGAGAACACGCCCTGACGTCTGGCACTATCAAAGCTATGCTGAGCGGTCCAG GCCAGTTTGCTGAAAATGAAACCAATGAAGTGAATTTCCGGGAGATTCCATCTCACGTCCTGTCAAAAGTGTGCATGTACTTCACCTACAAAGTCCGCTACACCAACAGTTCAACAGAAATCCCAGAGTTCCCCATCGCTCCGGAGATAGCGCTTGAGCTGCTGATGGCTGCAAACTTCTTGGATTGTTGA